In one window of uncultured Draconibacterium sp. DNA:
- a CDS encoding TrkA C-terminal domain-containing protein produces the protein MELLGNSYFALFVIIALGFIVGRIKVFGLSLDVSAVIFVALVFGHYGVVIPKDFQYLGLVLFIFTIGIQAGPGFFESFKKEGRQLAGFASLLIILASVITVLIISVFKIDPNIAVGLLTGSLTSTPGLAAAIDYTGSPLASIGYGVGYPFGVIGVILFIRFLPKILGTSIAKAEEEHLSVLKDEFPEVLKRNFVVENENVVGKTIGELRIRFMTKAVVSRVVHDGVAVTPTPKTLLLKGDLIKAVGTEEALKNVELLIGPQTEEEISIDAKYDVRSVLVTNKEVVNKTIGQINLLHTYGATITRIRRAGINIVPSPGSKLNFGDKLVIASSRANMDMVSKIFGNDQKRLSDTDILPVALGIILGVLVGKISIAMGTFAFSLGLTGGVLVVALVLSRIGKTGPILWTMTGAANQLVRQFGLLLFLAAVGTGAGQKIVETFNQYGIELFLYGGAITILPMTVAGILGKYFFKMNILTLLGAISGSMTSTPGLAAADSMTDSNAHSIAYATVYPVAMVLLIICVQLITMFF, from the coding sequence ATGGAACTACTAGGAAATAGTTATTTTGCCCTCTTTGTTATTATTGCATTGGGCTTTATCGTTGGCCGGATCAAGGTTTTCGGACTGTCGCTTGATGTATCGGCAGTAATTTTTGTAGCCCTTGTTTTTGGTCACTACGGCGTTGTCATCCCCAAAGATTTTCAATACCTCGGTTTGGTGCTGTTTATTTTTACTATTGGAATTCAGGCAGGTCCCGGTTTCTTCGAGTCGTTTAAAAAAGAGGGGCGGCAACTGGCCGGATTTGCCTCTTTGCTCATCATACTGGCCTCGGTAATAACCGTTCTTATTATCTCCGTTTTTAAAATTGATCCTAATATCGCTGTTGGATTATTAACCGGTTCGTTAACCAGTACGCCGGGTTTAGCTGCGGCAATTGATTATACCGGCTCGCCACTGGCTTCCATCGGTTATGGTGTGGGGTATCCGTTTGGTGTAATCGGGGTAATTCTGTTTATTCGTTTCCTCCCAAAAATATTGGGCACTTCAATTGCCAAAGCTGAAGAAGAACATCTTTCGGTTTTGAAAGATGAATTCCCGGAAGTTCTTAAGCGCAATTTTGTGGTTGAAAACGAAAATGTTGTTGGGAAAACAATAGGGGAGTTACGCATCCGGTTTATGACCAAAGCAGTAGTTTCGCGTGTGGTACACGATGGCGTTGCAGTTACTCCAACCCCTAAAACGTTATTGCTGAAGGGCGATCTAATAAAAGCTGTAGGAACTGAAGAAGCACTAAAAAATGTGGAGTTATTGATCGGCCCACAAACAGAAGAGGAAATTTCAATAGATGCGAAATACGATGTTCGATCGGTATTGGTTACCAATAAAGAAGTGGTGAATAAAACCATCGGGCAAATTAATTTGCTGCATACTTATGGCGCAACCATCACCCGTATTCGCCGTGCAGGTATTAATATTGTTCCAAGTCCGGGCTCGAAGCTGAATTTTGGCGATAAGCTGGTAATTGCCAGTAGCCGTGCCAACATGGATATGGTTTCAAAGATCTTTGGTAACGACCAGAAACGTTTATCCGACACTGATATTTTGCCGGTAGCTCTCGGAATTATTCTTGGAGTACTGGTTGGAAAAATCAGTATCGCGATGGGAACTTTTGCCTTTAGTTTAGGTCTTACCGGGGGAGTGCTTGTTGTAGCATTGGTACTAAGCCGCATTGGTAAAACCGGCCCAATTTTATGGACTATGACAGGTGCCGCCAATCAGCTGGTTCGTCAGTTTGGATTATTGCTGTTTTTGGCAGCGGTTGGAACAGGTGCCGGGCAAAAAATTGTGGAAACATTTAATCAATACGGAATTGAGCTGTTTCTTTACGGGGGTGCCATTACCATCCTGCCAATGACTGTGGCAGGAATTCTCGGGAAATATTTCTTTAAAATGAACATTCTAACACTTCTGGGAGCCATCAGCGGAAGTATGACAAGTACACCCGGGCTGGCAGCTGCCGATTCGATGACCGACTCTAACGCGCACTCTATAGCTTATGCCACAGTTTACCCGGTGGCAATGGTGTTGCTGATTATTTGTGTTCAGCTAATTACAATGTTTTTCTGA
- the pepE gene encoding dipeptidase PepE has protein sequence MNLLLLSNSTMPGEPYLDYPKNEIKKFLGEKSVTAVFIPYAAVTFSFDTYCEKVEERFAELGHHIKGIHTFKNPVKAIEEAEAIVVGGGNTWQLVRMMHDQKLMNPIRERVYNGAPYIGWSAGSNVACPTLRTTNDMPIIDPLGFDCINMVPFQINPHYLDANPEGHGGETREQRIAEFLEINPKCYVAGLREGTMFKVEDGKLELIGERSCRIFKKGQEPYELKAGDDFSFLMP, from the coding sequence ATGAACTTATTACTGCTAAGCAACTCAACAATGCCGGGCGAACCTTACCTGGATTACCCGAAAAATGAGATAAAGAAATTCTTGGGTGAAAAGTCGGTAACTGCGGTTTTTATTCCGTATGCAGCCGTTACTTTTTCGTTTGATACCTACTGCGAAAAAGTGGAAGAACGTTTTGCCGAACTGGGGCACCACATTAAAGGTATTCATACATTTAAAAATCCGGTGAAAGCAATTGAAGAAGCCGAAGCCATTGTTGTTGGTGGCGGAAACACCTGGCAACTGGTGCGTATGATGCACGATCAGAAGTTAATGAACCCGATTCGCGAACGCGTATACAACGGAGCCCCGTATATTGGCTGGAGTGCCGGATCGAACGTGGCCTGTCCAACATTGCGCACCACCAACGATATGCCGATCATCGATCCGCTGGGATTTGATTGTATAAATATGGTGCCGTTCCAAATCAATCCGCACTACCTCGATGCTAATCCGGAAGGACATGGAGGCGAAACCCGGGAGCAGCGAATCGCTGAATTTCTTGAGATTAATCCGAAGTGCTACGTAGCCGGGTTGCGCGAAGGGACCATGTTTAAAGTGGAAGACGGTAAATTGGAACTTATAGGAGAGAGAAGTTGCCGCATTTTTAAAAAAGGGCAGGAACCCTACGAGTTAAAAGCCGGCGACGATTTTAGCTTTTTAATGCCATAA
- a CDS encoding ORF6N domain-containing protein, with translation MDLQIIQTRIVEIRGQRVMLDFHLAELYEVETKVLKQAVRRNHSRFPEDFMFELTQHELEKLRSQTVTFDWKPTTYAPFVFTEQGVAMLSSVLKSKKAIQVNVEIIRAFVQLRKFAIQNSELIHRLDEMEKKYDEQFKEVFTALRYLINPPEKERRKIGYKS, from the coding sequence ATGGATCTCCAAATTATTCAAACGCGTATTGTTGAAATAAGAGGACAACGGGTAATGCTGGACTTTCATCTGGCTGAACTTTACGAAGTTGAAACAAAGGTTCTAAAGCAAGCTGTTAGGCGAAATCATTCAAGATTTCCAGAAGATTTTATGTTTGAACTCACTCAACATGAATTAGAAAAACTAAGGTCACAAACTGTGACCTTTGACTGGAAACCAACAACTTATGCTCCATTTGTTTTTACAGAACAGGGTGTTGCAATGTTATCGAGCGTACTTAAAAGTAAAAAAGCCATTCAGGTAAATGTTGAAATTATCCGGGCATTTGTGCAACTGCGGAAATTCGCAATCCAAAATTCGGAATTAATTCATCGTCTTGATGAAATGGAGAAAAAATACGATGAACAATTCAAAGAAGTATTTACTGCGCTTCGTTACCTCATAAATCCTCCGGAAAAAGAAAGACGAAAGATTGGTTATAAATCATAA